Within Petrotoga olearia DSM 13574, the genomic segment ACATTTAAACACTTTTATTTTACAAAATTATATTTACCTTTTCTTAAAAGAAATATTATGAAATTCTGTTATTATAAAATAAATACCTATATAGGGTATGGGAGGTGGAAAGAAAATATGCAACATGTAAAAGTAAAGGTTTATACAACTCCAAGTTGCCCTTGGTGCAGAAAAGCCAAATCTTACTTTAGAGAGTTAGGGATAAAATTTAAAGAAATCGATGTTTCAAAAGATCCAAAAGCGGCAGAAGAATTAGTTCGAAAGACTCATCAGATGGGGACTCCAGTAATTCAAATTGGAAATCGTTATATAATTGGTTTTGATAAAAACAAA encodes:
- a CDS encoding glutaredoxin family protein; the encoded protein is MQHVKVKVYTTPSCPWCRKAKSYFRELGIKFKEIDVSKDPKAAEELVRKTHQMGTPVIQIGNRYIIGFDKNKIDSMLGIN